TGGTGAAAGGATCCTCAAATCGGTAGGGGATAAAATAAAACCGGTCTAACAGAAAGATGGAGCAGGTATAAAAATTCATCACCCATGGAAAATCATGAACCTTGGCATCGCCGTGCTCCACCAATTTTTCCAATTGAAGTTTCAGGGGCTGTTGAGGGATCTGCTCGTAGTAGGCTTTTGGTACGGAACGCGCCTCCAGTTTGTTCATGGAAGGAACAACGCAGGCCAGCAGCAAAAGAAAGGAGTATAATTCTCCGTATTGCTCCATGCATCCTGGTGTCATATTCGTATAATGAGTCTCATCACAGCGATTGCGCAAAGTGCACATATCATCTACCAAAAATTGGGTAAAGTGAAGTAGTACGGCATCTTTCTCTATCGCCTCAACCCCATGGACCAGCCATTGGCGGGTAGGTTCGGGAATTTGATACTGCTCAAAGATTCCAGACAAGAACTCCCTCGGAATGAGATGGAGCTTGCTATCCGGTTTATAGCGATTATATTTAGCCTCCAACCCTTCAGGCAGGTAATCAAAGTTGCAGATTGCGACACACTCGTTAAATTTCAACAGACTCTCCATTTCCTTTTCTCCCCCGTTCAACGATTAGCTTGCCCATCGGGTAATAGCCGTCCTTGTTCCCCTCGATCGCCAGCTGGATATTCCCGATTTCCTTAACTCCGGTTTCGATGCCAATCTCCAAATGATATTCGCCTTCGGACATATTACCGGGTAAATGGAAACTCTCTTCCCAAGCAATATCTTCGTCCGGCAGCCACTCCCTAATGTCCTCTCTGCTGCGCAGTGTATAGGTTTGATCATGGCCGGTAAGCCTCACGACCAGCGGATAGTGATTATAGATCGGGGCCACTCCTACATTAGCCCACAACGCACTGATTGTTAGCTGACCTCCCGCATTCACCATCGAATCGTACGTGAACTTCCTCAATTCAAAGCGGTATCCCATCTTGTTCAGCCAAGCCTTGACCTTCTCTTTCCATGGTTCGGGGACTACCGTTCCTTTGTTGTTAAAGGAAGAAATGTGCCACTTCAGCGTTTCTTGAATGATATAATCCATGTCCCAGCCCTGAAGATACCAATCATTCATGTGCCAGCATGCTTCAAATAGAATCGGAGCCTTCTCCCAGGCATCTCCCATGTTGAAATTCTGAATATTCTGGGGATAGAAATCCGTCATATGAGACCACTGTTTTCCATGAAAACCGCCCATATCACCCAAGCAATCGACGCGAAAGCCCACTTTGGCTTTGCGCTCCTTCATGATGCTGATCGACAGGGGATCATGCAGCAGAGCTTGGAGAGGGGTTATTTTAAACCCATCCAAGTAAGCATCTGTAATGCGCTTAATGGCCTCCGGCTTTAAAAACTCCGTTCCGCCGCCTTCTCCCCAGGCCCCTACAATCGTCAAATCAATCGAGCTTATGACTGGGTGTCCGTCAAACCGTGCGGCAAACGCCTTGATAAAGTCAGACCAATACAACACATAGGGTGTGGTCTCAGGGTCTACCCTCCAGAACGGAAAGTCGGGCTCCTCCGGATGTTCCGCACGATACCAAGCTGGTATATCATCTTCTTCGCTTAACGCGTATGGGGAACAGCGAACCACGGCCGTACAGCCTAGCGATTTGGCGTAGTCCAGCCTCTCCTCAAGAACTTCCCACCTATACTCCCCTTGACGAACTTCCAAGTCCCGCCAGCGCGCGCTGCAGAAATACACTTTACTGTCGGGATGATTGTACGTCCTGCTGTCTTCCGTGAACTTATATTTCTTCTGCTCTTCCCCTCGGTTGTTGCAGATCCGATCCGGGTCCCCCATTAACCCCGGTGCTGCTATAAAACCAATGCCCGGGTTGTTTAGGATGTCTTCTAAAATCTTGGGGTAAACCGTTACAGCTTTGTTCATCTTTTAATCAGCCCCCCGCCGCCTGCTCAAACGCCGCTGTTTGTTACGTAAATGTTACGTAACAAACAGCGTAAAACTTTGTAACATTTCGTGACTTCATGTTATATCATCCATGCATATCCTTGCAATAATAATTTTAGATTTTTAAAAAAATTCTAGTAACATTGCACGACAGGAACATGTTATGATTGATTTTAATCATGAATGACTGTAAACTTAGAACGTAACGGAATAACGCAACAAACTAACGCAACAAAACAACCAACAGGTCCATCATTGTTTACCATGTGACATTCCTATAAACTCTAAATGGTGACTATTCGTAACTAAAAAGGAGAATGTGTTTATTTATGAGTACCATTCGGGATGTTGCTAAATTAGCAAATGTATCTACTGCCACCGTATCCAGAGTGTTAAACAATGATACGAAATATAAAATTACGGACGAAACCCGGGAACGAGTTTGGCAGGCGGTTACGCAGCTGAACTATAAAATCACTTCAAGTCCCAAGCGAAAAGTTTCAACCAAGGATCATTCCGAGAGCAAGTCGCATATCAAAATCGGTTGTGTACTAAGCGTAACAAAAGATAAATACAACGATCCTTATTTCATGTCGATCTTATCCGGTGTGGAAGAGCGATTGCTGAGTGCGGGATATAACATTTCCTTCATCCGGACTGGAATCGAGCTGGATGATAGCAAGATCTTATTCAATACATTCAGCGAACCGATTACCGGTCTGATTCTTATGGAATCGTTGAACAGTGAAACCTATGAGTATATACGCAAGCAGGTTCCTTATATCGTGGGGATTGATACCGAGCGCGGGGATATCGATAATGTCGGCTATGATCATTACAATGTTGCTTCGATGGCCGTCAACCACCTCATTGAAAAAGGCCACACCCAGATTGGTTACATCGGGGGAAGCGGATTAACGAATAACCTGAAAGACAGCCGCCGTTACCGAGGCTACTACGCCACCATGCATGCTGCCGGAATGTCGGTGAATCCCGATTGGGTTATTGATTGCATGTGGGATGAAGCGGTCTGCATTGAAC
Above is a window of Paenibacillus sp. FSL K6-1330 DNA encoding:
- a CDS encoding LacI family DNA-binding transcriptional regulator, producing the protein MSTIRDVAKLANVSTATVSRVLNNDTKYKITDETRERVWQAVTQLNYKITSSPKRKVSTKDHSESKSHIKIGCVLSVTKDKYNDPYFMSILSGVEERLLSAGYNISFIRTGIELDDSKILFNTFSEPITGLILMESLNSETYEYIRKQVPYIVGIDTERGDIDNVGYDHYNVASMAVNHLIEKGHTQIGYIGGSGLTNNLKDSRRYRGYYATMHAAGMSVNPDWVIDCMWDEAVCIEQINHLCKTKNCPTAFFAGSDLMAMAALNGLYNNGIAVPTEVAVMGLSNIEVSKYSNPPLSTIDVPTKEIGMVAVDNLIDRMNGNQLLPKKVILPTRLVVRSST
- a CDS encoding DUF4832 domain-containing protein codes for the protein MNKAVTVYPKILEDILNNPGIGFIAAPGLMGDPDRICNNRGEEQKKYKFTEDSRTYNHPDSKVYFCSARWRDLEVRQGEYRWEVLEERLDYAKSLGCTAVVRCSPYALSEEDDIPAWYRAEHPEEPDFPFWRVDPETTPYVLYWSDFIKAFAARFDGHPVISSIDLTIVGAWGEGGGTEFLKPEAIKRITDAYLDGFKITPLQALLHDPLSISIMKERKAKVGFRVDCLGDMGGFHGKQWSHMTDFYPQNIQNFNMGDAWEKAPILFEACWHMNDWYLQGWDMDYIIQETLKWHISSFNNKGTVVPEPWKEKVKAWLNKMGYRFELRKFTYDSMVNAGGQLTISALWANVGVAPIYNHYPLVVRLTGHDQTYTLRSREDIREWLPDEDIAWEESFHLPGNMSEGEYHLEIGIETGVKEIGNIQLAIEGNKDGYYPMGKLIVERGRKGNGESVEI